In Calothrix sp. PCC 7507, one DNA window encodes the following:
- a CDS encoding ABC transporter ATP-binding protein, with the protein MSQVILENVYKSFPPRKGEIIASQNQASIPSSKKNDAARERADSVNNVLRQINLTVNDGEFMVLVGPSGCGKSTLLRLIAGLEVMTGGKIWVGDRLINDLPPKERDIAMVFQNYALYPHMTVYDNIAFGLRRRGGVREETTPRNLPDWAENLFVGMTKKLPKGLRYISDQERVINAHVRNVAQLLQIEALLNRLPKQLSGGQRQRVALGRAIARNPQVFLMDEPLSNLDAKLRAETRAQIVKLQRQLGTTTIYVTHDQTEAMTMGDRIAIMNLGKIQQVAAPLELYNYPANRFVAEFIGSPPMNFIPVAFHAPLLITHPQFRYTLPEIWATALQKYDGQTLILGIRPEHLILSVPATKNLPVQVDLVENLGNDSFLAVRLDEPGSQPSNTSNYLQVRVPPDRLVHPGEQLWLSLNTDKIHFFDSETDLAIFPNNPSAALPIE; encoded by the coding sequence GTGTCCCAAGTTATCTTAGAAAACGTTTATAAAAGTTTTCCCCCTCGTAAAGGGGAAATTATCGCCTCACAAAACCAAGCCTCAATCCCATCTAGTAAAAAAAATGACGCAGCGCGAGAGCGTGCAGATAGCGTTAATAATGTCTTACGGCAGATTAACCTGACGGTTAATGATGGGGAGTTTATGGTTTTGGTGGGGCCTTCTGGCTGTGGTAAAAGTACCTTGTTGCGGTTAATCGCCGGCTTAGAGGTGATGACTGGCGGCAAAATTTGGGTGGGCGATCGCCTGATCAATGATCTCCCACCCAAGGAACGAGACATCGCTATGGTGTTTCAAAATTACGCCCTCTATCCCCACATGACGGTGTATGACAATATCGCTTTTGGATTACGACGGCGGGGGGGAGTGAGAGAAGAAACTACTCCCCGGAATCTTCCTGACTGGGCAGAAAATCTCTTTGTGGGGATGACAAAAAAGTTACCTAAAGGACTCCGCTACATTTCTGATCAAGAACGAGTAATCAATGCACATGTACGGAATGTTGCCCAACTGCTGCAAATAGAAGCTTTATTAAATCGCTTACCTAAACAATTATCTGGGGGACAAAGACAACGGGTAGCATTGGGAAGAGCGATCGCCCGTAATCCCCAAGTGTTTCTCATGGATGAACCGCTTTCTAATTTGGATGCTAAACTCCGGGCGGAAACCCGCGCCCAAATTGTCAAATTGCAACGCCAGCTAGGAACAACGACGATTTACGTCACCCACGATCAAACTGAAGCGATGACAATGGGCGATCGCATTGCCATTATGAACCTAGGAAAGATTCAGCAAGTCGCCGCCCCCTTAGAACTTTATAACTACCCTGCTAACCGATTTGTCGCTGAATTCATTGGTTCACCACCCATGAATTTTATTCCTGTGGCATTTCATGCACCTTTATTAATTACCCATCCCCAATTTCGTTACACTCTCCCAGAAATCTGGGCAACAGCCCTACAAAAATATGATGGGCAAACCCTAATTTTAGGTATTCGCCCAGAACACTTAATTTTGAGTGTACCTGCTACTAAAAATTTACCTGTACAAGTAGACTTGGTGGAGAATCTCGGTAATGATTCTTTCCTCGCCGTCAGGCTAGACGAACCAGGATCTCAACCTAGCAACACATCCAATTACCTGCAAGTACGAGTACCACCAGATAGATTAGTACATCCAGGCGAGCAACTCTGGTTGTCGCTCAATACGGATAAAATTCACTTTTTTGACTCTGAAACCGATTTAGCAATATTTCCGAACAATCCCTCTGCAGCTTTACCTATTGAGTGA
- a CDS encoding FAD-dependent oxidoreductase, which translates to MTSDIPVNPAHDIVDVQTTDCCIVGGGPAGVVLALLLARQGIPVMLLETHKDFDRDFRGDTIHPSVMEIMQELGLSDRLLQLPHTKMHQIRMQTPQETVVMADFSHLKTSYPYITMLPQVKFLEFIIQEAQKYPNFQLVMGANVQELIESDGVIQGVRYRGGGGWHEVRAILTIGADGRHSKLRQLGGFESIETSPPMDVLWFRLPRHPEDPQGGVGRIGQGRIMAMLDRGIEWQIAYVIPKGGYHEIRTSGLPALKDSIVEIAPELSDRIEHLQDWLQIAFLSVESSFVKRWYRQGMLLIGDAAHVMSPVGGVGINYAIQDAVVAANILSKPLKNRHVGLNDLAKVQRQRELPTRIIQAFQTLIQKQIFTPILSSNRIFQPPMLLRLPILRDIPARLIGLGVFPVHVQT; encoded by the coding sequence ATGACTAGTGATATACCTGTAAATCCTGCCCATGATATTGTAGACGTTCAAACTACAGATTGTTGCATTGTGGGTGGTGGACCGGCAGGAGTTGTGTTGGCTTTGCTGTTAGCGCGCCAAGGCATTCCTGTAATGCTACTAGAAACACACAAGGACTTTGATCGTGATTTTCGCGGCGATACAATTCACCCGTCGGTAATGGAAATTATGCAGGAATTGGGGTTAAGCGATCGCTTATTACAACTTCCCCATACCAAGATGCACCAGATTCGGATGCAAACGCCCCAAGAGACAGTCGTCATGGCAGACTTTAGTCACCTCAAAACATCCTACCCCTACATTACGATGCTGCCCCAGGTGAAGTTTCTCGAGTTCATTATCCAAGAAGCGCAAAAATACCCAAATTTTCAACTGGTAATGGGGGCAAATGTCCAGGAATTAATTGAGTCAGATGGAGTAATTCAAGGCGTGAGGTATCGGGGAGGCGGTGGCTGGCATGAAGTCCGGGCGATACTCACCATTGGGGCTGACGGACGCCACTCCAAGCTCAGACAACTGGGTGGCTTTGAGTCAATTGAAACTTCTCCACCAATGGATGTTCTTTGGTTTCGCTTACCCCGTCATCCAGAAGATCCTCAAGGTGGCGTGGGACGCATTGGACAGGGTAGGATTATGGCAATGCTTGACCGTGGTATTGAGTGGCAAATTGCTTACGTCATTCCCAAGGGTGGTTACCATGAGATTCGCACTTCTGGTTTACCAGCTTTGAAAGATTCCATCGTGGAAATAGCACCAGAATTAAGCGATCGCATAGAACATCTACAAGATTGGTTACAGATAGCCTTTCTCTCAGTAGAGTCCAGCTTTGTCAAACGCTGGTATCGTCAAGGAATGCTACTCATTGGTGATGCTGCCCATGTGATGTCTCCAGTTGGTGGCGTTGGTATTAATTATGCAATTCAAGATGCGGTCGTGGCAGCGAATATACTTAGTAAGCCACTCAAGAATCGGCATGTCGGACTCAATGACTTAGCAAAAGTGCAACGTCAACGAGAATTACCTACACGGATTATTCAGGCATTTCAAACCTTAATCCAAAAGCAAATATTTACCCCAATTCTCAGTTCAAATCGAATTTTTCAACCACCGATGTTGTTGCGCTTACCTATATTGCGTGACATCCCAGCAAGGTTAATCGGTTTAGGTGTTTTTCCAGTTCACGTGCAAACATAA
- a CDS encoding single-stranded DNA-binding protein: MNSCVLLAEIIQEPQLRFTADNLEVTEMLVQFPNSLKVEDPPATLKVVSWGNLAKDIQQNYHEGDRVILVGRLGMQTIERPEGFKEKRAELTVQQIQTVGSDFNLTASPSATRNPAASETASRQPAPVASRPPETNIPNYDSPRPAAAPVTSTAGVIPQVNNSPATQPANFERTTYPAPQEEPNVDDIPF; this comes from the coding sequence ATGAACAGTTGCGTTTTGTTAGCAGAAATTATTCAAGAACCGCAATTACGCTTTACAGCCGACAATTTGGAAGTTACGGAAATGCTAGTACAGTTTCCGAATTCTCTCAAGGTAGAAGATCCACCAGCAACCTTAAAAGTTGTCAGTTGGGGAAATTTAGCAAAAGATATTCAACAAAATTACCACGAAGGCGATCGCGTTATTCTTGTAGGACGCTTAGGGATGCAAACCATTGAACGTCCAGAAGGTTTCAAAGAAAAACGTGCTGAATTAACAGTGCAACAGATTCAAACCGTAGGAAGTGACTTCAATCTCACTGCATCGCCTTCTGCAACCAGAAATCCAGCAGCTAGCGAAACAGCTTCTCGCCAACCCGCACCTGTTGCATCTCGTCCACCAGAAACCAATATTCCCAATTATGATTCACCACGTCCCGCAGCTGCCCCTGTCACCAGTACTGCTGGTGTCATTCCCCAGGTGAATAACTCCCCAGCCACTCAACCCGCAAATTTTGAGCGCACTACCTATCCAGCACCACAGGAAGAACCAAACGTAGACGATATTCCATTTTAA
- a CDS encoding ABC transporter ATP-binding protein gives MKETVLEVRNLQVEFASDGKILKAVDGISFQLHRSETLGIVGESGSGKSVTSLAIMGLVQTPGMVSGGEIWFHPQANSQPINLLELPPEQMQVYRGGDIAMIFQEPMSSLNPVYDIGFQLTEAITRHQNVSADEARQIAIAGLQEVKLLPSDEQIQQQYIETGNSSQPKLAQLVKQHKEAMLERYPHELSGGQLQRVMIAMAISCNPSLLIADEPTTALDVTVQATIIDLMRELQQSREMSMIFITHDLGLISEIADRVAVMYRGKIVEYGAVEQIFSNPQHPYTKGLVACRPSLTRHPQKLLTVSDYMSVEETASGHLLIQAKEPPQPPDITSEEIAQRLTNLEQKEPLLQIRDLKVGFPVRNLFGSTKRYMMAVNGVSFDVKPGETLGLVGESGCGKTTLGRTLLRLIEPMSGEIIFEKQNITTLKGQALQKLRREMQIVFQNPFSSLDPRMKVGDAVMEPLIIHSVGKTSRQRKERVVELLERVGLNADAVNRYPHQFSGGQRQRICIARSLALNPKFIICDESVSALDVSVQAQVLNLLKELQADFKLTYIFISHDLSVVKFMSDRILVMNRGQIVEQGTAASIYLEPKEAYTQKLIASIPTGSPERIKNRQFRA, from the coding sequence ATGAAAGAAACTGTCCTAGAGGTTCGCAATCTTCAAGTAGAATTTGCCAGTGATGGCAAGATCCTCAAAGCCGTCGATGGAATTTCTTTTCAGTTGCATCGCAGCGAAACTCTAGGAATAGTGGGAGAGTCGGGAAGTGGTAAATCAGTCACATCCCTAGCAATCATGGGTTTGGTGCAGACTCCGGGTATGGTTAGTGGTGGAGAAATATGGTTCCATCCACAAGCAAATAGTCAACCCATAAATTTGCTAGAGTTACCACCTGAGCAAATGCAGGTGTATCGAGGCGGGGACATCGCCATGATTTTTCAAGAACCGATGAGTTCGCTCAATCCAGTTTATGACATTGGGTTTCAACTAACAGAAGCCATCACGCGACATCAGAATGTATCCGCAGATGAAGCCAGACAAATAGCGATCGCCGGACTGCAAGAAGTTAAACTCTTACCTAGTGATGAGCAGATCCAACAACAATATATTGAAACGGGGAATTCCTCTCAACCAAAACTGGCACAATTGGTAAAGCAGCACAAAGAAGCCATGTTGGAACGCTATCCCCATGAACTTTCTGGGGGACAGTTGCAGCGGGTAATGATTGCAATGGCAATTTCTTGCAACCCATCCCTATTAATTGCAGATGAACCAACCACAGCTTTAGATGTGACTGTGCAGGCAACAATCATTGATTTGATGCGAGAATTGCAGCAAAGTCGTGAGATGTCCATGATTTTCATCACCCACGACTTGGGGCTAATTTCGGAAATTGCCGACCGAGTAGCGGTGATGTATAGAGGTAAAATTGTTGAATACGGTGCTGTTGAGCAAATTTTTAGTAACCCCCAACATCCATATACTAAAGGCTTAGTAGCTTGCCGTCCCTCACTCACCCGCCATCCCCAAAAACTACTCACCGTTTCCGACTACATGAGTGTCGAGGAAACAGCAAGCGGACACTTGCTCATTCAGGCGAAAGAACCCCCGCAACCACCAGATATTACCAGTGAAGAAATAGCACAAAGATTGACAAATCTGGAACAAAAGGAACCTCTATTGCAAATCCGCGACTTGAAAGTAGGGTTTCCAGTACGCAACTTATTTGGTAGCACCAAACGCTACATGATGGCCGTGAATGGGGTTTCCTTTGATGTTAAACCGGGAGAAACACTCGGATTGGTGGGAGAATCTGGTTGTGGCAAAACCACCCTTGGTAGAACCTTGTTGCGATTAATCGAACCGATGAGCGGTGAGATCATCTTTGAGAAGCAAAATATTACTACTCTTAAAGGACAAGCGTTACAGAAACTGCGGCGGGAAATGCAAATTGTTTTCCAAAACCCTTTTAGTTCCCTAGATCCGCGGATGAAGGTTGGCGACGCAGTCATGGAACCGTTGATTATTCACTCAGTGGGAAAAACATCGCGACAACGAAAAGAACGTGTAGTCGAACTTTTAGAACGGGTGGGATTGAATGCAGACGCAGTGAATCGCTATCCTCATCAGTTTTCTGGTGGACAACGCCAACGAATTTGTATTGCGCGTTCCTTGGCATTAAACCCCAAATTTATTATCTGCGATGAATCAGTTTCTGCACTCGATGTATCTGTGCAAGCGCAAGTATTGAATTTGCTCAAAGAATTGCAAGCAGATTTTAAACTAACTTATATCTTCATTTCCCATGACTTAAGTGTAGTGAAATTTATGAGCGATCGCATTTTAGTCATGAATCGCGGTCAAATCGTCGAACAAGGCACAGCCGCAAGTATATATCTCGAACCCAAAGAAGCATATACCCAAAAATTAATCGCCTCCATCCCTACAGGTAGTCCCGAACGCATCAAAAATCGCCAATTCCGGGCTTAA
- a CDS encoding Rpn family recombination-promoting nuclease/putative transposase encodes MKTDAIFYKLFQEFPDIFFELIGKPEINTNLYEFQSQEIKETSFRLDGIFLTLESLPNEPIYFVEVQCYKDKLFYDRFLTSIILYFYQYQPSNPDWYAIVIFDTRANDVDFPQRLNCFRESHLRCFYLDEIGDASNQSLGLGILQLIVEGKQKAQELVKQLVNQARLEVNDAAIQRKVLELIEAILVNKFPNLSREEIKEMLSMELIKGTRVYQELKEEAREEVKQEVKEEVKQEVKEEVKQEVKEEVKQEVKEEVKQEVKEEMLRKLLQRGMSVQEVAEIFELDVEFISRLTNN; translated from the coding sequence ATGAAAACAGACGCGATTTTTTATAAACTCTTTCAGGAATTTCCTGATATTTTTTTTGAACTAATCGGAAAACCAGAGATTAATACCAATCTCTACGAATTTCAAAGCCAAGAAATCAAAGAAACAAGCTTCCGCTTAGATGGGATATTTTTAACATTAGAAAGTTTGCCTAACGAACCAATTTATTTTGTAGAAGTCCAATGTTACAAAGACAAACTCTTTTACGACCGATTTTTAACGAGTATTATTCTCTACTTTTACCAGTATCAACCATCTAATCCTGATTGGTATGCTATAGTAATATTTGATACTCGCGCTAACGATGTAGACTTTCCTCAGCGTCTTAATTGTTTCCGAGAATCGCATTTACGCTGCTTTTATCTCGATGAAATAGGAGACGCATCAAATCAATCATTGGGATTGGGAATTCTGCAGCTAATTGTTGAAGGCAAGCAAAAAGCACAAGAATTAGTGAAGCAACTAGTTAATCAAGCTAGACTAGAAGTGAATGATGCCGCTATTCAAAGAAAAGTTTTAGAATTGATAGAAGCAATTCTTGTCAATAAGTTTCCTAATTTGAGCCGAGAGGAGATCAAAGAAATGTTAAGTATGGAATTAATCAAGGGTACGAGAGTATATCAAGAGTTGAAAGAAGAGGCTAGGGAAGAAGTTAAGCAAGAAGTCAAAGAAGAAGTTAAGCAAGAAGTCAAAGAAGAAGTTAAGCAAGAAGTCAAAGAAGAAGTTAAGCAAGAAGTCAAAGAAGAAGTTAAGCAAGAAGTCAAAGAAGAAATGCTCAGAAAACTTCTACAACGGGGAATGAGCGTACAAGAAGTAGCTGAGATATTTGAGTTGGATGTGGAATTTATTTCACGCTTGACAAATAACTAA
- the rsmH gene encoding 16S rRNA (cytosine(1402)-N(4))-methyltransferase RsmH has translation MKSDSQTPLDSAESTFSHIPVLSREVVEGLAVHPGGHYLDATVGGGGHSRLILDAAANVCLTAIDQDEDALVAAQKYLAEYGERVKFVHSNFAAYKFPLSAFDGIIADLGVSSYHLDTPERGFSFRHTASLDMRMDKRRSLTASDVINGWDEAELADIFFKYGEERLSRRIARRIVERRPLNTTVELASAIASAVPPKYRYGRIHPATRVFQALRIVINDELKSLETFIEQAPNALVPGGRIAIISFHSLEDRIVKHSLRNSPLLRVLTKKPITATEEEIVNNGRSRSAKLRIAQRKEG, from the coding sequence ATGAAATCAGATTCACAAACACCGCTTGATTCAGCAGAATCTACTTTTTCGCACATTCCCGTGTTGAGTCGGGAGGTAGTTGAGGGTTTGGCGGTACATCCTGGGGGACATTATTTAGATGCGACGGTAGGTGGTGGTGGTCACAGTCGCCTGATTTTAGATGCTGCTGCGAATGTCTGCTTAACAGCGATTGACCAAGATGAGGATGCTTTAGTCGCTGCACAGAAGTATTTAGCTGAGTATGGGGAGCGTGTAAAATTTGTCCACAGCAACTTTGCTGCTTACAAGTTCCCTCTTAGCGCTTTCGACGGGATTATCGCTGATTTAGGGGTGAGTTCTTACCATTTGGATACGCCAGAACGGGGTTTTAGCTTTCGCCACACTGCCAGTCTGGATATGCGAATGGACAAAAGGCGATCGCTCACAGCATCGGATGTCATTAATGGGTGGGATGAGGCGGAATTAGCGGATATTTTCTTTAAATACGGTGAAGAACGACTATCACGACGCATTGCTAGACGGATTGTGGAAAGAAGACCGTTAAATACGACTGTTGAGTTGGCCTCTGCGATCGCTTCTGCTGTTCCTCCTAAATACCGTTATGGGAGAATTCACCCCGCTACTCGTGTTTTTCAGGCTCTGCGAATTGTCATCAACGACGAGTTAAAATCTTTAGAAACCTTTATAGAACAAGCACCAAATGCTCTTGTTCCTGGTGGACGAATTGCGATTATCAGTTTTCACAGCCTAGAAGACCGCATTGTGAAGCATAGTTTAAGAAATTCACCTTTGCTGAGAGTATTGACTAAAAAGCCAATTACTGCAACTGAAGAGGAAATTGTGAATAATGGGCGATCGCGATCGGCTAAATTGAGAATAGCCCAGAGGAAGGAGGGATGA
- a CDS encoding NAD(P)H-quinone oxidoreductase subunit H, which translates to MARIETRTEPMVLNMGPHHPSMHGVLRLIVTLDGEDVIDCEPVIGYLHRGMEKIAENRTTIMYVPYVSRWDYAAGMFNEAVTVNAPEKLAGVAIPKRASYIRVIMLELNRIANHLLWFGPFLADVGAQTPFFYQFREREMIYDLWEAATGYRMVNNNYFRVGGVAADLPYGWVDKCLEFCDYLPPKIDEYEKLVTNNPIFRRRIEGIGTITREEAINWGLSGPMLRASGVQWDLRKVDHYECYDDFDWEVQWETAGDCFARYAVRMREMRESVKILRQALKGLPGGPYENLEAKRLAAGKKSEWDAFDYQYIGKKVSPSFKIPKGEIYARVESGKGELGIYMVGDDNVFPTRWKIRAADFNNLQILPHLLRGMKVADVVVILGSIDVIMGSVDR; encoded by the coding sequence ATGGCAAGAATAGAAACCCGCACAGAACCTATGGTGCTAAACATGGGACCGCACCATCCCTCAATGCACGGCGTTCTGCGGCTAATTGTCACCCTGGACGGTGAGGATGTCATTGATTGTGAACCGGTAATTGGCTACCTGCACCGGGGAATGGAAAAAATCGCCGAAAACCGCACCACAATTATGTACGTCCCCTACGTCAGTCGCTGGGACTACGCAGCGGGGATGTTCAACGAAGCAGTCACAGTCAACGCCCCAGAAAAACTAGCAGGCGTCGCTATTCCTAAACGCGCCAGCTACATCCGCGTCATCATGTTGGAATTGAACCGCATCGCCAACCACTTGCTGTGGTTTGGGCCATTCCTCGCTGACGTGGGCGCTCAAACTCCCTTCTTCTATCAATTCCGTGAACGGGAGATGATTTATGATTTATGGGAAGCTGCCACTGGTTATCGGATGGTAAACAACAACTACTTCCGCGTCGGCGGTGTAGCTGCTGATTTACCTTATGGTTGGGTCGATAAGTGTTTAGAATTCTGCGACTACTTACCACCCAAAATTGATGAATACGAAAAGTTAGTTACCAATAACCCCATCTTCCGGCGGCGGATTGAAGGAATTGGCACTATCACCCGTGAAGAAGCAATTAACTGGGGACTTTCTGGCCCGATGCTACGCGCTTCTGGCGTGCAGTGGGATTTGCGGAAAGTAGACCACTACGAATGTTACGACGATTTCGACTGGGAAGTGCAGTGGGAAACCGCCGGTGATTGCTTTGCCCGTTACGCGGTGCGGATGCGGGAAATGCGCGAATCTGTGAAAATTCTTCGTCAAGCACTTAAAGGACTTCCCGGCGGCCCTTATGAAAACCTAGAAGCCAAGCGTTTAGCTGCAGGTAAAAAATCAGAATGGGATGCTTTTGATTACCAATACATTGGTAAGAAAGTTTCCCCCTCCTTTAAAATTCCCAAAGGTGAAATTTACGCTCGTGTAGAAAGCGGTAAAGGCGAGCTAGGAATTTATATGGTCGGCGATGATAACGTCTTCCCCACACGGTGGAAAATCCGCGCTGCAGATTTCAACAACCTGCAAATTCTCCCTCATTTACTACGAGGAATGAAGGTAGCAGACGTTGTGGTTATTCTCGGCAGTATTGACGTCATCATGGGTTCTGTAGATAGATAG
- a CDS encoding putative PEP-binding protein: MDKLYWLDQIKLQDRTKVGDKAFYLSRIMQRGYPVIPGFVVGADVLRQFLETLNSSESLVADLPHSSLHLDVTNWRQLQQVAGRLRQEIITADIPEHWVSTIFHATQEWETSCLILRPTLALPTTVQGVGNISGLLESVFCYCDEKAIAQALKQTWSQLFRARSLLYWQQAGINLQKVNLAVLVQPVQSAIASGRLHAKSSGWEIEATCGLGMAIANGEVQPDVYYIQRETGVVLEQQLGNKILAYRVDGPASVGHLQPVSQSLLTLDHTCLVTHLLEESQQKQYALQAEYLQQVIVLGNQLVSELGKNFTVEWTISQQNPAPKLTITQVSIPQSAIPNAQIIKGLGASGGHVTATAHVIANAQHNPEQIPKGAILVAKAIAPEWLPFLQQVAGIITEQGGLTSHAAILARELGIPAVVSATDVTALIQIGERLQVDGDRGEVYRLKADHEEEKDSSPQNSFHSSTTPSFQLPQQMIATQLLVNLSQSSLIERVQSWPVDGVGLLRSELMALSILEGQHPQSWFASGRQAELLELWSAKIMQFARAFAPRPVFYRSLDWRSQELPSLTNHLAPASHSVLGERGTFSYLLNPAVFDLELSALVAVQKAGYTNISLLLPFVRSVEEFTICRHKVEQAGLTQVPQFQLWMMAEVPSVLFLLPEYVKAGVRGISIGTNDLTQLLLGVDREQRQLASVFNEMHPAVMGAIAQLIQMSQAAGIPCSICGQAPTLYPEMIDQLVKWGISSISVEPEAVERTYQAIARAEKRLILAAARHQLEGL; encoded by the coding sequence GTGGACAAACTCTATTGGCTTGACCAAATTAAACTGCAAGACCGCACCAAAGTAGGTGACAAAGCGTTTTACTTAAGCAGAATCATGCAGCGTGGCTACCCAGTGATACCCGGTTTTGTAGTTGGTGCTGATGTTTTGCGGCAATTTTTAGAGACTCTCAACAGTTCAGAGTCATTAGTGGCTGACTTACCACATTCTTCGTTGCATTTGGATGTAACTAATTGGCGTCAACTTCAGCAGGTAGCTGGTCGCTTGCGTCAGGAGATTATTACTGCTGATATACCAGAGCATTGGGTGAGTACAATTTTCCATGCAACTCAAGAATGGGAAACTAGCTGTTTGATTTTGCGCCCGACTTTAGCGCTACCGACTACGGTGCAGGGGGTGGGAAATATCTCTGGGTTGTTGGAGTCTGTTTTTTGTTATTGTGATGAGAAAGCGATCGCCCAAGCTTTAAAGCAGACTTGGAGTCAGCTATTTCGTGCCAGAAGTCTACTATATTGGCAGCAAGCCGGAATTAACTTGCAAAAAGTTAATTTAGCAGTGTTAGTGCAACCCGTGCAAAGTGCGATCGCTAGTGGCCGACTCCACGCCAAGTCCTCCGGTTGGGAAATTGAAGCCACTTGCGGATTAGGAATGGCGATCGCTAATGGTGAAGTGCAGCCAGATGTTTACTATATCCAACGGGAAACTGGGGTTGTTTTAGAGCAACAACTGGGTAATAAAATCCTCGCTTATCGTGTTGACGGGCCAGCATCAGTAGGCCATTTACAACCAGTGTCTCAATCACTGCTAACACTAGATCATACTTGTCTGGTTACTCACCTACTTGAGGAAAGCCAACAAAAACAGTACGCTTTACAAGCAGAATACCTGCAACAAGTAATTGTTTTAGGGAATCAGCTTGTGAGTGAACTAGGTAAAAATTTTACCGTCGAGTGGACGATCTCTCAACAAAACCCAGCCCCTAAGCTAACAATTACACAAGTTAGCATCCCCCAGTCGGCAATTCCCAATGCACAAATTATCAAGGGATTAGGGGCATCTGGGGGACATGTGACAGCGACAGCTCATGTGATTGCCAATGCTCAACACAACCCAGAACAAATACCCAAGGGAGCGATTTTAGTAGCAAAAGCGATCGCTCCTGAATGGTTGCCGTTCTTACAACAAGTGGCTGGTATTATTACAGAGCAGGGAGGCTTAACCAGCCATGCAGCAATTCTGGCGAGAGAATTAGGTATTCCAGCAGTGGTAAGTGCTACGGATGTCACAGCCTTAATTCAAATCGGTGAACGACTACAGGTAGATGGCGATCGCGGAGAAGTTTATCGCCTCAAAGCAGATCACGAAGAAGAGAAGGATAGCTCACCACAAAATTCTTTCCATTCTTCTACAACACCATCTTTTCAGCTTCCTCAACAGATGATTGCGACTCAACTGCTAGTGAATCTCAGCCAATCTAGCTTAATTGAGCGAGTGCAAAGTTGGCCTGTGGATGGGGTGGGGTTGTTACGTTCAGAATTGATGGCTCTATCGATTCTAGAAGGACAACATCCTCAAAGTTGGTTCGCCAGTGGGCGACAAGCAGAATTGTTAGAGCTATGGTCTGCTAAGATTATGCAGTTTGCCCGTGCTTTTGCACCACGACCAGTTTTTTATCGGTCTTTGGATTGGCGATCGCAAGAATTACCATCACTTACCAATCATCTCGCACCTGCATCACATTCTGTTCTAGGTGAACGTGGCACCTTCAGCTATTTATTAAATCCAGCGGTGTTTGATCTGGAACTGTCCGCCTTAGTGGCTGTACAAAAAGCCGGCTATACCAATATCAGTCTATTGTTGCCTTTCGTGCGTAGCGTCGAAGAGTTTACGATTTGCCGACACAAAGTTGAGCAAGCAGGGTTAACCCAAGTACCCCAGTTTCAACTGTGGATGATGGCAGAAGTACCTAGTGTGCTATTTTTGTTACCAGAATATGTGAAAGCTGGTGTACGGGGAATTTCTATTGGGACAAATGACCTGACTCAACTATTGCTAGGAGTAGATCGAGAGCAAAGACAACTAGCAAGCGTATTTAATGAAATGCATCCAGCAGTCATGGGTGCGATCGCGCAACTCATTCAAATGTCCCAAGCCGCCGGGATTCCCTGTTCAATCTGCGGTCAAGCACCAACACTGTACCCCGAAATGATTGATCAGTTAGTGAAATGGGGCATTAGTTCAATTTCCGTAGAACCAGAAGCAGTTGAGCGGACATATCAAGCGATCGCCCGTGCCGAAAAACGTCTCATCTTGGCAGCCGCTCGCCATCAACTTGAGGGATTATAA
- a CDS encoding MgtC/SapB family protein, which translates to MLTTYYFSPNDWLNIIFRLCIALLIGAIIGVERQISHKPAGLRTHMLVSLGSALFTLIPLQTSGSQPSVDAISRVIQGIAAGVGFLGAGEIFRQSSQESQELKIHGLTSAAAVWVSAALGIAAGCGLWQLGLIGASLTFVVLNVFKKLEKRH; encoded by the coding sequence TTGTTAACTACCTACTACTTTTCACCCAATGATTGGCTGAACATTATCTTTAGGCTATGCATTGCCTTGCTGATTGGGGCTATTATCGGCGTAGAACGTCAAATTAGTCATAAACCGGCGGGTTTAAGAACTCACATGCTGGTCAGTCTTGGTTCTGCCCTGTTTACTCTAATACCGCTGCAAACGAGTGGTTCACAACCCAGTGTTGACGCTATCAGCCGCGTGATTCAAGGTATTGCAGCTGGCGTGGGATTTCTCGGTGCTGGCGAAATTTTCCGCCAATCTTCCCAAGAATCACAGGAACTCAAAATTCACGGACTGACCTCAGCCGCAGCTGTTTGGGTTTCAGCTGCTCTAGGAATTGCTGCAGGATGTGGCTTGTGGCAATTAGGATTAATTGGCGCTTCACTAACTTTTGTAGTTCTGAATGTGTTTAAAAAATTAGAAAAACGCCATTAA